In Neisseriaceae bacterium CLB008, one genomic interval encodes:
- a CDS encoding LysR family transcriptional regulator, with the protein MFIRQLTYLNTLATERHFGRAAKACHVSQPALSGAIQKLEQELGVVIVQRSRRFEGFTAEGEEVLLWARRILADCAALKQAVQRPSEGLSGTLRLGSIPTALPLVPFLIDACLKQHERIQYQVFNLAATEILRKLTTFELDIGISYLDNQQPFGLETTALFQERYLVVAQHADAFAGRQSMSWVEAAKLPLCLLTPNMQSRHGIDRAFAHAGVIATPKLESDSLMVLCGHVQQLGLYSIMPHSIFCLNHLSHALVALPLQPQLQRRIGFIVRAGRPHAPLVEATIQAFQSVDLQAQADARLP; encoded by the coding sequence ATGTTTATTCGACAGTTGACCTATTTGAATACCCTGGCAACGGAGCGCCACTTTGGCCGCGCCGCCAAAGCTTGTCATGTCTCACAACCGGCTTTATCCGGCGCCATTCAGAAGCTAGAACAAGAACTAGGCGTCGTCATCGTCCAACGCAGTCGACGTTTCGAAGGATTTACCGCAGAAGGAGAAGAAGTGTTGTTGTGGGCTAGGCGCATATTGGCCGACTGCGCTGCCCTTAAACAGGCCGTACAACGCCCAAGCGAAGGCCTCAGCGGCACATTGCGCTTAGGCAGCATTCCCACTGCGCTACCGCTGGTGCCCTTTTTAATTGATGCCTGCCTGAAGCAGCATGAACGCATACAGTATCAGGTGTTTAATCTGGCCGCCACCGAGATATTACGCAAGCTCACCACGTTTGAATTAGACATAGGCATCAGTTATTTAGACAACCAACAACCCTTCGGCCTGGAGACCACGGCACTGTTCCAAGAACGGTATTTAGTCGTCGCTCAACACGCCGATGCCTTTGCTGGCCGCCAAAGCATGAGCTGGGTCGAAGCGGCCAAACTGCCTTTGTGCTTACTCACGCCCAATATGCAAAGCCGCCACGGCATTGATCGCGCTTTTGCCCACGCCGGCGTCATCGCCACCCCCAAGCTGGAATCAGATTCCCTCATGGTTTTGTGTGGTCACGTCCAACAGCTAGGCCTCTACAGCATTATGCCGCACAGTATTTTCTGTCTTAACCACTTAAGCCACGCCTTAGTCGCCCTACCGCTACAGCCACAGCTACAGCGTAGGATTGGCTTCATCGTGCGTGCTGGCCGTCCCCATGCGCCCTTGGTTGAGGCCACGATTCAGGCGTTCCAGAGCGTTGACCTACAGGCTCAGGCAGACGCCCGCCTGCCTTAA
- a CDS encoding MFS transporter — translation MPLALLALAICAFAIGTTEFVATGLLPDFVQDFQISIPQAGYITMGYALGVVVSAPIFTLLLLRFNRKKVLIFLLLLFIGGSLLSALAAGFNQLMLGRIVSSLCHGAFFGIGSVVATRLVAPNKQASAIALMFSGLTLANVVGVPLGTLFGQSLGWRSAFWAIAVLGLVGLIGLWRLVPAQEVERVSVKGELGEFRKPRLWLALMVTAAGFSGLFAMFAYIAPLVVEIAGFAPSSLAWVLALFGVGLVVGNLVSGRLADRYLKQTLLGMLALLMLLLLLLTLSVHSPGWLLLNVFLLGAIGFGTVPPLQLYLMAQAEGAPTLASAANISAFNLGAAAGVWLGGEAIAQGWGLLSPSWVGAGMTGVGLLLALYACARSVKQAEPA, via the coding sequence ATGCCTTTAGCCTTACTAGCCTTAGCCATTTGTGCCTTTGCCATTGGCACTACCGAGTTTGTGGCCACCGGCCTATTGCCCGATTTTGTGCAAGACTTTCAGATTTCCATCCCCCAGGCGGGCTACATCACTATGGGTTATGCCCTAGGTGTGGTGGTCAGTGCGCCCATTTTTACCTTATTACTCTTACGCTTTAACCGTAAAAAAGTCCTGATTTTTTTACTGTTGCTGTTCATCGGTGGCAGCCTGCTGTCGGCGCTGGCGGCTGGTTTTAATCAGCTGATGCTGGGGCGCATCGTGTCGTCGCTGTGCCACGGTGCCTTCTTTGGCATTGGCTCTGTTGTGGCCACACGTTTAGTGGCGCCCAATAAGCAGGCCAGTGCCATTGCGCTGATGTTTTCCGGGCTGACCTTGGCCAATGTGGTGGGCGTGCCCTTAGGCACTTTATTTGGGCAAAGCTTGGGCTGGCGCTCGGCCTTTTGGGCCATTGCAGTCTTGGGCCTAGTGGGCTTGATTGGCTTATGGCGACTGGTTCCAGCACAAGAGGTTGAGCGCGTGTCGGTTAAAGGCGAGCTGGGCGAATTTAGAAAACCACGACTGTGGCTGGCGTTGATGGTGACGGCGGCAGGCTTCAGCGGTTTGTTTGCCATGTTTGCCTATATTGCTCCCTTGGTTGTCGAAATAGCCGGCTTTGCGCCGAGCAGCTTGGCTTGGGTTTTGGCGCTCTTCGGTGTGGGCTTGGTGGTGGGTAACTTGGTCTCGGGGCGTTTGGCGGATCGCTATTTAAAACAGACCTTGTTGGGTATGCTGGCTCTTTTGATGCTGCTGTTATTGTTGTTGACGCTGAGCGTGCACAGCCCAGGCTGGCTATTGCTGAACGTGTTTTTATTGGGCGCCATTGGTTTTGGGACGGTGCCGCCGCTGCAATTGTATTTAATGGCCCAGGCAGAGGGCGCGCCCACGCTGGCGTCGGCGGCTAATATCTCAGCGTTTAATTTGGGTGCGGCGGCTGGCGTTTGGCTGGGAGGTGAGGCGATTGCTCAAGGTTGGGGCCTGTTGTCGCCCAGCTGGGTGGGCGCTGGCATGACCGGCGTGGGTTTGTTGCTGGCGCTGTACGCCTGCGCTCGCTCGGTTAAACAGGCTGAGCCAGCTTGA
- the iadA gene encoding beta-aspartyl-peptidase: MNAIPSLSLRFTLLRGATVFAPEALGIQDVLLCQQQIVAIEPSIDAASLPNCTIIDLSGQTLCPGFIDQHIHLIGGGGEAGPHTRTPEANLSALVEAGITTAVGLLGTDGITRHPASLLAKVNALNHEGISAYMFTGAYAVPSPTITGHIEQDVAFIDPIIGVKTAVSDHRSSAPSPAELARLSTQARVGGLLGNKAGITVLHLGSSSQTFTPLYALLDASDVPISKLLPTHVNRNQPLFDDAIAFALKGGSIDITSGIDPDIGARNAVKPSHAISQALAAGVAMAKLTISSDGNGSMPKFDAEGRLVGLSVAGFDSLMKSLRDLVNQEHMPLSEALRPFTSSVADLLQLPHKGRLKPGLDADLLVLDANLKIQTVFAKGRQMVANGKAIVKGTFEA, translated from the coding sequence ATGAACGCCATTCCCTCTCTCTCTTTACGCTTCACCTTACTGCGAGGCGCCACTGTATTCGCGCCTGAAGCCTTAGGCATTCAAGACGTTTTGCTGTGTCAGCAGCAGATTGTGGCCATTGAACCCAGTATCGACGCCGCTAGCTTGCCCAACTGCACCATCATCGACTTAAGTGGTCAAACCTTGTGCCCAGGCTTCATTGATCAGCACATTCATTTAATCGGTGGCGGCGGTGAAGCCGGCCCACACACCCGTACACCAGAGGCCAATCTATCGGCGCTGGTCGAGGCCGGCATCACCACCGCCGTTGGCCTTTTAGGCACCGATGGCATCACCCGCCATCCCGCCTCACTGTTGGCTAAGGTGAATGCCTTAAACCATGAGGGCATCAGCGCTTATATGTTTACCGGTGCCTACGCCGTACCCAGCCCCACCATCACCGGCCACATCGAACAAGACGTGGCCTTCATCGACCCCATCATTGGCGTCAAAACGGCGGTATCCGACCATCGCTCATCGGCTCCAAGCCCCGCCGAACTGGCCCGACTCAGCACGCAAGCGCGCGTAGGCGGACTTTTGGGCAATAAGGCCGGCATCACGGTCTTACATTTGGGCAGCAGCAGCCAAACCTTTACGCCGCTGTATGCGCTTCTGGATGCCTCGGATGTGCCCATTAGCAAACTCCTGCCCACCCACGTGAACCGCAACCAACCGTTGTTTGACGACGCCATTGCCTTTGCCCTAAAAGGCGGCAGCATCGACATCACCAGCGGCATCGACCCTGATATCGGCGCGCGCAACGCCGTCAAACCCAGCCATGCCATTAGCCAAGCCTTGGCCGCTGGCGTGGCCATGGCCAAGCTCACCATTAGCTCCGATGGCAATGGCAGCATGCCCAAGTTTGACGCCGAAGGCCGCTTAGTCGGCCTATCGGTCGCTGGCTTTGACAGCTTGATGAAGTCGCTGCGTGACCTCGTCAACCAAGAGCACATGCCGTTATCAGAGGCCTTACGCCCCTTCACCAGTTCCGTGGCTGATTTATTACAGCTGCCGCATAAAGGCCGCCTTAAGCCTGGCCTAGACGCTGATTTATTGGTGTTGGATGCAAACCTCAAGATTCAAACCGTATTCGCCAAAGGCCGTCAAATGGTGGCCAACGGCAAAGCCATTGTTAAAGGCACGTTTGAAGCCTAA
- a CDS encoding glycerate kinase → MNIVIAPDAYKESLSAVEVAQAIAAGFTDVLPSAKLINIPMADGGEGSAATITTALGGQLLPVTVHDPLGRPIVAHYGLSPDGATAIIEMAACSGLQLVSPSERQPLTSSSQGMGEAILAALDRGARRLLLCIGGSATTDGGMGLLQALGVRFLAQDGQSLGPGGAALARLETIDVQGLDPRLADCQIDIACDVTNPLVGPNGAAVIFGPQKGATAADVALLDQALNHYAHKIQHTLNLAVADLAGTGAAGGMGAALMAFLKGRLRPGHELIAEAVGLAQHVAEADWVITGEGRIDGQTIFGKTPMGVATLAKQYGKPVIAIAGGYGDDAYLVHQHGIDAVFSAVHEPSTLDAALANAAANVRQTARNVAAVIKLAQPV, encoded by the coding sequence ATGAACATCGTCATCGCCCCCGATGCCTATAAAGAAAGCCTCAGTGCCGTTGAGGTCGCTCAAGCCATAGCCGCTGGTTTTACCGATGTCCTGCCATCGGCCAAGCTGATTAACATTCCCATGGCCGATGGCGGCGAAGGCTCTGCCGCCACCATCACCACCGCCCTTGGCGGACAACTACTGCCCGTAACAGTACACGATCCTCTAGGACGCCCCATCGTTGCCCACTACGGCCTCAGCCCTGATGGCGCCACGGCCATTATTGAGATGGCCGCCTGTAGTGGCCTACAGCTAGTGTCACCCTCAGAACGACAACCCTTAACCAGCAGCAGCCAAGGCATGGGCGAGGCCATCTTGGCGGCGCTTGATCGTGGGGCGCGTCGATTGCTGTTGTGCATTGGTGGCAGCGCCACTACCGATGGCGGCATGGGATTATTGCAGGCTTTAGGGGTTCGGTTTTTGGCCCAAGATGGCCAAAGCTTAGGCCCTGGAGGCGCCGCATTGGCGCGCTTAGAAACCATTGATGTGCAAGGCTTAGACCCGCGGCTGGCCGACTGCCAGATCGACATTGCCTGCGACGTGACCAATCCCTTAGTCGGGCCCAACGGCGCGGCGGTGATTTTTGGGCCGCAAAAAGGCGCGACCGCCGCCGACGTTGCCTTACTCGATCAGGCCTTAAACCATTACGCCCACAAAATTCAGCACACTTTAAACCTTGCCGTAGCCGATTTAGCCGGCACTGGCGCTGCCGGCGGCATGGGCGCCGCGTTAATGGCTTTTTTAAAAGGCCGGCTACGCCCCGGCCATGAATTAATTGCCGAGGCAGTGGGCTTAGCGCAACACGTGGCCGAGGCCGACTGGGTGATCACTGGCGAAGGCCGCATCGACGGCCAGACTATTTTTGGCAAAACACCGATGGGCGTGGCCACCTTAGCCAAACAATATGGCAAGCCCGTCATCGCCATTGCAGGTGGCTACGGCGATGACGCCTACTTAGTCCACCAGCACGGTATCGATGCGGTGTTCAGCGCCGTGCATGAGCCATCAACCCTAGACGCCGCCCTCGCCAATGCCGCCGCCAATGTGCGCCAAACCGCACGCAACGTGGCTGCCGTCATCAAGCTGGCTCAGCCTGTTTAA
- a CDS encoding creatininase family protein — MLIKEMNWMQVADHLHTDDRIVLPIGSTEQHAYLSLMTDTILAEKVAADAAEPLNVPVLPVVPYGLAPYFTAYPGTISLRSSTYFALITDILDSVYQAGFRRILLVNGHGGNSPVLNELQTWLNTHPDARVKLHNWWAAPQTMAKVKAIDPVASHASWMENFPWTRIANVALPDAQKPMINLEHMRQLSAQGVRDYVGDGNYGGDYYKDDALMHELWAIGVAETRAQIEDHWA; from the coding sequence ATGTTAATTAAAGAAATGAACTGGATGCAGGTGGCCGACCATCTGCACACCGACGACCGCATCGTATTGCCCATCGGCAGTACCGAACAGCACGCCTACCTAAGCCTCATGACCGACACCATTTTGGCGGAAAAAGTCGCCGCCGATGCCGCCGAACCACTCAATGTGCCCGTATTGCCGGTTGTACCCTATGGCCTAGCGCCCTATTTCACAGCTTATCCTGGCACCATTTCACTACGCAGCAGCACCTATTTTGCTTTAATTACCGACATCCTTGACAGCGTTTACCAAGCGGGGTTTCGGCGCATTTTATTGGTCAACGGCCACGGCGGCAACAGCCCCGTACTGAACGAGCTACAAACCTGGCTGAACACCCATCCCGACGCGCGGGTCAAACTACACAACTGGTGGGCGGCGCCGCAAACCATGGCCAAAGTCAAAGCCATTGATCCTGTCGCCTCGCATGCCTCATGGATGGAAAACTTTCCTTGGACACGCATCGCCAATGTGGCATTGCCTGACGCCCAAAAACCCATGATTAACCTTGAGCACATGCGCCAGCTCAGCGCCCAAGGCGTGCGCGACTATGTTGGCGACGGCAATTATGGCGGCGATTATTACAAAGACGACGCCCTCATGCATGAGCTCTGGGCCATAGGCGTGGCCGAAACCCGTGCCCAAATTGAAGACCACTGGGCCTAA
- a CDS encoding OFA family MFS transporter, whose amino-acid sequence MSESTQTAAAPTRAAAFLSKERIIAKPGFNRWLVPPAALAIHLCIGMAYGFSVFWLPLSRALGVDAPLVCGPEVGFWRELFTTQCDWKISTLGWMYTLFFVLLGSSAALWGGWLERAGPRKAGVVSACCWAGGMLVSALGVYLHQFWLMIVGSGIIGGIGLGLGYISPVSTLIKWFPDRRGMATGMAIMGFGGGAMIGSPLAAELMARFSGPTSVGVTATFVVMALIYFVFMMGGALSYRVPPSGWQPQGWTAPVQKSNAMMTKQHVHVKRVWGIPQFWLVWMVLCMNVSAGIGVLGMASPMLQEVFGGSLIGLSLSFTELNAEQLTAIAGVAAGFTALLSLFNIGGRFVWASFSDRLGRKLTYTVFFILGGLLYASIPGAAATENRFLFMAAFCIILSMYGGGFATVPAYLADLFGTQMVGAIHGRLLTAWATAGILGPVVVNYMRDYQLSLGIPPAQVYSQTMYILVGMLVIGLVCNVLIRPLNPKYFMTDDELAQEKRLAHDQAPVAVTATVTSAPERSHTGLVVLAWLAVGLPMAWGVYQTLVSVRAFL is encoded by the coding sequence ATGTCTGAATCGACTCAAACAGCGGCAGCGCCCACTCGGGCCGCCGCTTTTTTATCCAAAGAACGCATCATCGCTAAGCCGGGGTTTAATCGCTGGCTGGTGCCGCCCGCGGCATTGGCGATTCATTTGTGCATTGGGATGGCCTATGGTTTTTCAGTGTTTTGGCTGCCCTTATCGCGCGCTTTGGGCGTCGATGCGCCCTTAGTATGTGGTCCAGAGGTGGGCTTTTGGCGCGAGTTGTTTACCACGCAATGCGATTGGAAAATTTCTACCCTAGGTTGGATGTATACCCTGTTTTTTGTGTTGCTGGGCAGTTCGGCGGCGCTGTGGGGCGGTTGGCTAGAGCGTGCTGGGCCGCGTAAAGCCGGCGTGGTCAGCGCCTGTTGTTGGGCCGGCGGCATGCTGGTGTCGGCACTGGGCGTGTATCTGCACCAGTTTTGGCTGATGATTGTGGGCTCCGGCATCATTGGCGGCATTGGCCTTGGCTTAGGGTATATTTCGCCGGTCAGTACTTTAATCAAATGGTTTCCGGATCGGCGCGGCATGGCCACCGGTATGGCGATTATGGGTTTTGGTGGCGGTGCCATGATTGGCTCGCCGCTGGCGGCTGAGCTAATGGCTCGATTTTCGGGGCCAACCAGCGTCGGTGTGACCGCGACGTTTGTGGTGATGGCCTTGATTTATTTTGTGTTCATGATGGGTGGGGCGTTGTCGTATCGCGTGCCGCCTTCTGGCTGGCAGCCCCAAGGCTGGACGGCACCCGTGCAAAAAAGCAATGCCATGATGACCAAGCAGCACGTGCACGTGAAGCGGGTGTGGGGTATTCCTCAGTTTTGGTTGGTGTGGATGGTGCTGTGTATGAATGTGTCGGCTGGTATTGGGGTGTTGGGCATGGCCAGCCCCATGCTGCAGGAAGTATTCGGGGGCTCGCTGATTGGGCTGTCGTTGAGCTTTACCGAACTGAATGCCGAACAGTTGACTGCCATTGCAGGCGTGGCGGCAGGATTTACGGCTTTACTCAGCCTGTTTAATATTGGGGGTCGCTTTGTCTGGGCCAGTTTTTCTGATCGTTTGGGCCGTAAGCTGACCTATACCGTGTTCTTTATTTTGGGCGGCTTGCTGTATGCCAGCATCCCTGGCGCTGCGGCTACGGAAAACCGCTTCTTGTTTATGGCCGCTTTTTGCATCATCTTAAGCATGTACGGTGGTGGCTTTGCCACGGTGCCCGCTTATTTAGCCGACCTATTTGGTACCCAGATGGTGGGCGCCATTCATGGGCGGTTGCTGACGGCTTGGGCCACGGCCGGTATTTTGGGGCCGGTGGTGGTGAATTATATGCGTGATTATCAGCTGTCATTAGGCATTCCACCGGCGCAGGTGTACAGCCAAACCATGTATATCTTGGTGGGCATGTTGGTGATTGGTTTGGTGTGTAATGTGCTGATTCGGCCGCTGAATCCTAAATACTTCATGACTGATGACGAGTTGGCGCAAGAAAAACGTTTAGCGCATGATCAAGCGCCTGTGGCCGTGACCGCAACCGTGACGTCGGCGCCTGAACGCAGCCACACAGGCCTAGTGGTCTTAGCCTGGCTGGCGGTTGGCTTGCCCATGGCTTGGGGCGTGTATCAAACCTTAGTGAGCGTGAGGGCGTTTTTATAA
- a CDS encoding creatininase family protein gives MQVADHLHTDDRIVLPIGSTEQHAYLSLMTDTILAEKVAADAAEPLNVPVLPVVPYGLAPYFTAYPGTISLRSSTYFALITDILDSVYQAGFRRILLVNGHGGNSPVLNELQTWLNTHPDARVKLHNWWAAPQTMAKVKAIDPVASHASWMENFPWTRIANVALPDAQKPMINLEHMRQLSAQGVRDYVGDGNYGGDYYKDDALMHELWAIGVAETRAQIEDHWA, from the coding sequence ATGCAGGTGGCCGACCATCTGCACACCGACGACCGCATCGTATTGCCCATCGGCAGTACCGAACAGCACGCCTACCTAAGCCTCATGACCGACACCATTTTGGCGGAAAAAGTCGCCGCCGATGCCGCCGAACCACTCAATGTGCCCGTATTGCCGGTTGTACCCTATGGCCTAGCGCCCTATTTCACAGCTTATCCTGGCACCATTTCACTACGCAGCAGCACCTATTTTGCTTTAATTACCGACATCCTTGACAGCGTTTACCAAGCGGGGTTTCGGCGCATTTTATTGGTCAACGGCCACGGCGGCAACAGCCCCGTACTGAACGAGCTACAAACCTGGCTGAACACCCATCCCGACGCGCGGGTCAAACTACACAACTGGTGGGCGGCGCCGCAAACCATGGCCAAAGTCAAAGCCATTGATCCTGTCGCCTCGCATGCCTCATGGATGGAAAACTTTCCTTGGACACGCATCGCCAATGTGGCATTGCCTGACGCCCAAAAACCCATGATTAACCTTGAGCACATGCGCCAGCTCAGCGCCCAAGGCGTGCGCGACTATGTTGGCGACGGCAATTATGGCGGCGATTATTACAAAGACGACGCCCTCATGCATGAGCTCTGGGCCATAGGCGTGGCCGAAACCCGTGCCCAAATTGAAGACCACTGGGCCTAA
- a CDS encoding LysR family transcriptional regulator, whose product MAFNQHLALSIFKSVAQQQSFSRAAVELGLSASAVSQAIRQMETELGTRLVNRTTRSVSLTEAGALLLAQIAPLLTDMAEVLDSAKVRPQSLKGVLKLSMPYVVWQGVVCPMLADFGQAYPDIEPFIELADGLVDIAGSGFDAGIRLQQQLYPNMLALALPLNFQSLLVASPDYLSRYGRPERPEQLAQHRCIGYRSDAQDVVLSWRLKAVSGPFTHQFSPRSLLLNDERSLVEAAKLGLGIAQVYRLGVADALAMGQLRPILPDWLSPSHRFSLYYPNRQYLSTRLQVFISMLKQQVTRMAQSQDDDESQQS is encoded by the coding sequence ATGGCTTTTAATCAACACCTGGCTTTAAGTATTTTCAAAAGCGTTGCTCAGCAGCAAAGCTTTAGCCGCGCAGCGGTTGAACTAGGCCTATCGGCGTCGGCCGTGAGTCAGGCCATTCGGCAAATGGAAACAGAATTAGGCACGCGGCTGGTCAACCGAACCACTCGCTCGGTCAGCTTGACCGAAGCGGGGGCATTGCTGTTGGCACAGATTGCCCCTTTGTTGACGGATATGGCCGAGGTTTTAGACAGTGCGAAAGTGCGCCCACAAAGCCTAAAAGGCGTGCTGAAGCTGTCTATGCCTTACGTTGTGTGGCAAGGCGTGGTGTGTCCGATGCTGGCTGATTTTGGCCAAGCCTATCCTGATATTGAGCCATTTATTGAACTGGCCGATGGCCTGGTTGACATTGCCGGCAGTGGCTTTGATGCTGGCATTCGCTTACAGCAACAGCTGTACCCCAATATGCTGGCGCTGGCGTTGCCGCTGAATTTTCAGTCGCTGTTAGTGGCCAGCCCTGATTATCTCAGCCGCTATGGTCGGCCTGAGCGGCCAGAACAACTGGCGCAACATCGCTGTATCGGCTATCGTAGTGATGCTCAAGACGTGGTGCTGTCGTGGCGGCTCAAGGCCGTGTCTGGGCCGTTCACCCATCAATTTAGTCCCAGATCACTGTTGTTAAATGATGAGCGTAGCTTAGTCGAAGCGGCGAAGTTAGGCTTAGGCATTGCCCAGGTTTACCGCTTAGGCGTCGCTGATGCTTTGGCTATGGGCCAATTGCGCCCAATTTTACCGGATTGGCTCAGCCCTAGCCATCGCTTTAGCCTGTATTATCCTAACCGCCAATATTTATCTACCCGCCTTCAAGTGTTCATCAGCATGCTGAAACAGCAGGTGACGCGTATGGCACAGAGTCAGGACGATGATGAATCGCAGCAATCCTAA
- a CDS encoding LysR family transcriptional regulator produces MMNRSNPKNLVDLETFVQVVDSGGFSAAARVLNLSASTVSKQVKRLEAALGTDLFTRSTRHIYVTEKGRQIYASVRLALSQLDEAYAVAEAGQVQMSGPIAISSPSVFNQAFLIGAMQAFKTLHPQVSFYLNNSSRLVDMYADGIDIAIRIGHLSDSQLVLRKIFDAHRVLVCAPNYVDAASGRRAPVNLEELQALPALMFAYPGHDSGQWALEHDGGEGGTQVVSMNKAMGADDGHILLQWALAGHGVALLEPWVVADDLAAGRLQRLLPNWIGPARPVQVVRTQKHAVLGRVAQFTEFLVDYCRARHSQIYDYSSQVL; encoded by the coding sequence ATGATGAATCGCAGCAATCCTAAAAACCTAGTTGATTTAGAAACCTTTGTGCAAGTCGTCGACAGCGGTGGGTTTTCAGCCGCGGCGCGGGTGTTAAACCTCAGCGCCAGCACCGTCAGCAAACAGGTTAAACGACTCGAAGCTGCTTTGGGTACCGATTTGTTTACCCGCAGTACACGCCACATCTACGTGACCGAAAAAGGTCGGCAGATCTATGCTTCGGTGCGGCTAGCCTTGAGCCAGCTAGATGAGGCCTATGCTGTGGCCGAAGCTGGCCAAGTGCAGATGTCGGGGCCGATCGCCATCAGCAGCCCTTCGGTGTTTAACCAAGCTTTTTTAATCGGGGCGATGCAGGCGTTTAAAACCCTGCACCCGCAGGTGAGCTTTTATCTGAACAATTCCAGCCGTTTAGTGGACATGTACGCCGACGGCATCGACATCGCGATTCGCATCGGCCATTTATCCGATTCTCAGCTGGTGTTGCGTAAAATATTTGATGCCCACCGGGTACTGGTGTGCGCCCCAAACTATGTAGACGCTGCTTCAGGTCGGCGGGCGCCGGTTAATCTTGAGGAGCTACAGGCCTTACCGGCGTTGATGTTCGCTTATCCTGGCCACGACAGTGGTCAGTGGGCGCTGGAGCATGATGGCGGCGAGGGCGGTACGCAGGTTGTTAGCATGAATAAAGCCATGGGTGCCGATGATGGACACATCTTATTGCAGTGGGCGCTGGCCGGTCACGGTGTGGCATTATTGGAGCCGTGGGTGGTGGCGGACGACTTAGCCGCTGGACGTTTGCAGCGTTTGCTGCCCAATTGGATTGGGCCTGCGCGCCCCGTGCAGGTGGTGCGTACTCAAAAGCATGCGGTCTTGGGGCGAGTCGCCCAGTTCACTGAGTTTTTGGTTGATTATTGCCGAGCGCGGCACAGCCAGATTTATGACTATTCGTCACAAGTATTGTGA
- a CDS encoding HPP family protein, with the protein MLTHIWRMLRAQLKPAASASPSLKKVVLVGAGVFLGLAVVAFLAVLSGQPWLLGSFGASCVLLFGFPNVPFSQPRNVIGGHMLSSALGLAFLWLLGPSWWALAAAGAAAAMLMLYTQTVHPPAGSNPVIVFLSDPGWGFLWLPTLFGAILLVLLAKAYAVLLRRWAPAVVG; encoded by the coding sequence ATGTTGACACATATTTGGCGTATGCTGCGGGCTCAACTAAAGCCTGCAGCATCGGCATCCCCGTCTTTGAAAAAGGTGGTGCTGGTGGGCGCAGGGGTGTTTTTGGGGCTAGCGGTGGTGGCTTTCTTGGCCGTGTTGAGCGGCCAGCCTTGGCTATTGGGTTCGTTTGGGGCCAGCTGTGTGTTATTGTTTGGTTTTCCGAATGTGCCGTTTTCGCAGCCCCGTAACGTCATTGGTGGGCACATGCTTAGCTCGGCCTTAGGCCTCGCCTTTCTGTGGCTCTTAGGCCCTAGCTGGTGGGCCTTAGCCGCTGCTGGCGCCGCGGCCGCGATGCTGATGCTGTACACGCAGACCGTGCACCCGCCCGCAGGCAGCAATCCCGTGATCGTGTTTTTAAGCGATCCTGGCTGGGGCTTTTTATGGCTACCGACTTTATTTGGCGCAATCTTGCTGGTTTTGCTGGCTAAAGCCTATGCGGTGCTGCTGCGACGCTGGGCGCCCGCGGTAGTGGGCTAA